In Silene latifolia isolate original U9 population chromosome 6, ASM4854445v1, whole genome shotgun sequence, the genomic window GCACAACTTTAACAGTGCCATCTGGTAAACCCACATAAATTGGTTTAGCAAGAATTTTAACATGATGCAACAAAAGAATATTAGAAGTAATATGGTCAGAAGCCCCCGTATCCACTATCCAGTCCTGGCCATTAAAACCATTTAAACTAGCAGTAAACACATGAGAAGGAGGAACCATACCAGCAAAATTAACTGAGGATTTCAGGTCAGAAGATTCATTAGAAGGAAGCTCAGAAATGCCCTTAAAAACCTGCTGCAAGACAGACTTTGTGACAGACTGAATGATCCCTTGAACAAAGTCTGGATTGACATGAGGAGAAATATATGACTGATACTAAGAGAACTGTGCTGCTTGTGAAATAGCAGGTTGATGCTCAAGTGGAGAGGCTTCTTGATACCCAAAATCTTGATCAGATGGGAACGTATCAACATTAGCAGCAGAACTAGCACCAAACTTCCCTTTGCCTTTCAAGAATGCCTTATACTTGTAACACCTCTCCTGAATGTGGCCCTTAATTTTGCAGAAAGTACATGTCTTCAGACGATGGCAGTCTTCAATTAAATGACCCTCCTTCTTGCAATGAGAACATAGTTTATAATCAGGATCTGAATCATCTCTTGGACGCTTGCTTGAAGCACCAGATTCATGAGAAACATGCTGAAAACCCCTCTTCTTGGAGGCAAAGGCAGCTGTTTCAACAGAAACCTCAGCAGCATTATCATTGATATGCTTTTGCCTCTCAACCTTCTGTAACATTCCCAATGCTTTGTTTATGGGAGGCAGTGGCTCCATAGACAGCAAATGAGTTTGAGCATGCTCATATCCAGAATTTAACCCCATCAATAGCTGTAACAATTTGGCTTGAGTTTCCCTTTCAACCAAACGCTTGAACATCTGACAAGAACATTGACTCATAGCACCACAAGTACAATAAGGAAGAGGATCCATATGATCCAAATTTTCCCATATGTTCTTGAGTTTACCATAATATTCAATGAGAGAGGAATTATCTTGAGTGATTTTACCAAGATCCTTCTTTAATTCATAAACCTCCAGAATATTAGGTTGCCCATACCTCTCAACAATGTCTGTCCATAAAGCCTTGGAAGAAACTGCAAACTGTAAATTCTCACGAAGACCAGGAATAATGGAGTTAAGAATCCACCGCTTGACCAATAAATCGCATCTGATCCACTGATTATGCTTCCTATCAGATGAAGCAGGAAGTGAACATTCCCCAGTAAGAAATCCACTCTTGTTCTTGGACAGCAGAGCAGCAACAACTTCACGTTGCCATTGAAGGAAGCTGGTACCATCGAACAAAAATGATGATAAAATCAGACTGGGTTGATCAGTAGGAGACAAGAACAGCGGATCATCAAAGGGAGAATAAAGACTGTTGTTTTCTGAAGTGTCTGACATTGTTAATGAAAGAAAGAGAAAAGTTGTAAAAGAGAAATGAGAGTTTTAAGTTTTGTTAATGGCGGAAGTGTAGAATCGTAACCAAAACGACTGATACCATATGAAACTAATTCATATTGATGAACATGAACCAGAAGATTATGAATAACTAAGTAAGAATTAGAGAGAATAGAATTGTAGAATTGTATTTCATTAAATTGTGAATGATTTATTACACAATGATGTCCTTATATAGGAAGAATAAGTCGGTGGTTGAGCATAACAACCAATAACAGTTTATAACTAACTTCCTTAATCTATGGTAAGTTAGTTAACTAATCTAACTAACTGTACCAGCTCATAATACATGAAGTATAATTCCCTTTTTTACGAATATATTTAATTTGATTTATTCCTTAACAGTCAAAAATGTCAATGAAACCTATTCCCTtttattcactatattcttctcATTTCctttttgcaaaaaaaatgagaaagtgaatttagaccacacaaaacacactactcCACATgctattgaatttggaccacacaaatcaatcCAAAAAGAAAATTGGCAAAAAATCTTGAATTACCGGATAAGAAAATagagaagaaaacctgaataggagggagtatttgccAAATGTAGGGAATATGATTTCTTTTTAGACATTACAAATTATCAAACTAAAGTACGAATGAATTGATTTGAGAAGTTAAAATATATCCTCAATTAATTTATATGTATCAAATTCAAACTTTTTTTGTTAGTAATTTGAATGATTCAAACTTTTTTTGTTAGTAATTTGAATGAGATTATAATATCATGATGTCAAGGCAAACACATTGTAATTTGGATCCACCGTTAAGAATAACCGAtacctaaaatagaaaaaaccaCAGATATAACAATTTAAATATTACAGTGGTAGGGATAGCTCGTATATTCCGCACCTTATTTGTGT contains:
- the LOC141588745 gene encoding uncharacterized protein LOC141588745, producing MSDTSENNSLYSPFDDPLFLSPTDQPSLILSSFLFDGTSFLQWQREVVAALLSKNKSGFLTGECSLPASSDRKHNQWIRCDLLVKRWILNSIIPGLRENLQFAVSSKALWTDIVERYGQPNILEVYELKKDLGKITQDNSSLIEYYGKLKNIWENLDHMDPLPYCTCGAMSQCSCQMFKRLVERETQAKLLQLLMGLNSGYEHAQTHLLSMEPLPPINKALGMLQKVERQKHINDNAAEVSVETAAFASKKRGFQHVSHESGASSKRPRDDSDPDYKLCSHCKKEGHLIEDCHRLKTCTFCKIKGHIQERCYKYKAFLKGKGKFGASSAANVDTFPSDQDFGYQEASPLEHQPAISQAAQFS